In a single window of the Anaerotruncus rubiinfantis genome:
- the recJ gene encoding single-stranded-DNA-specific exonuclease RecJ — protein MPIKHWDLKPGDDAAAGQLAKELKLPLIVARVLFGRGYDTAEKMAGFFQQSEQFFDPFLLKDMDRAVTRIRRAIENGERIAIYGDYDCDGIMATVLLYSYLESVGADICYYIPQRDKEGYGLNLDALKLIRDDGVGLVVTVDNGITAIGEVEYASSIGLDIVITDHHKPREVLPEAVAVVDPHRLDDESGCDYLAGVGVAFKLVCALEEDDGGMMLDRYGDIVAVATIADIVPLVGENRLIVRRGLQILQNTDNEGLAALIRVCGMADKSLSCEQIAYGLVPRINSAGRFDSVDSAIELFVGEGEGLEELASGINSLNEQRRAVEDEIVTEILAQLENDPQALSQRVVVIHGENWHHGIVGIVASRMVERFGKPCIVLSVEGDTARGSARSVEGFSIIDAINACSQYLVRYGGHNQAAGLTVRGGELENFIAAINEWAAQNYPEMPQQTIHIDCEVSPNELEVKDILPLSQLEPFGSGNELPVFAIRNCTVQGIYPIGDGKHLRLRFAGDGTVFFAVYFGMTQKNFPYAVGEVVDLAVTVDVSEWNGEQRVSIKVKDIHLSGMDYDKIHHSEQAYQQLMRRETPVLPGREALVPDRDDIAVVYRYLRAKGNLSAPDEVIYAKLSGNISCLCKVKIAIDVLDEMQLITRRQAGGANQFSVVPNPARVDISQSRILKNLRSENMDPACETG, from the coding sequence GTGCCGATCAAACATTGGGATTTAAAACCCGGCGACGACGCGGCTGCGGGACAGCTTGCAAAGGAACTCAAGCTGCCGCTCATTGTTGCGCGGGTGCTTTTCGGCAGGGGATACGACACGGCGGAAAAGATGGCCGGATTTTTCCAGCAGTCGGAACAATTTTTCGATCCGTTTCTGCTGAAAGATATGGACCGGGCGGTAACGCGTATCCGCCGGGCGATAGAGAACGGCGAGCGGATCGCCATTTACGGAGATTATGACTGTGACGGGATCATGGCCACCGTCCTGCTTTACAGCTATCTTGAATCAGTCGGGGCGGATATCTGTTATTACATCCCGCAGCGCGATAAGGAGGGCTATGGGCTCAATCTTGACGCATTAAAGCTGATCCGTGACGACGGTGTTGGGCTGGTTGTCACGGTGGATAACGGCATCACCGCCATCGGAGAGGTCGAATATGCCAGCTCCATTGGCCTTGATATCGTGATCACCGACCATCATAAACCGCGGGAAGTTCTTCCCGAAGCGGTTGCGGTGGTTGACCCGCACCGTCTTGACGATGAGAGCGGCTGTGATTATCTCGCGGGCGTGGGCGTGGCTTTCAAGCTGGTCTGTGCGCTCGAGGAGGACGACGGCGGCATGATGCTTGATCGTTACGGCGATATCGTCGCGGTGGCGACCATTGCGGATATCGTGCCGCTGGTGGGAGAAAACCGGCTGATTGTCCGGCGCGGCCTGCAGATCCTTCAAAATACCGACAACGAAGGTCTCGCGGCTCTGATCCGCGTCTGCGGCATGGCGGATAAATCCCTTTCCTGTGAACAGATCGCCTATGGGCTGGTGCCGCGGATCAATTCCGCGGGACGGTTTGACAGCGTGGACAGCGCGATCGAACTGTTTGTGGGCGAGGGCGAAGGGCTTGAGGAACTTGCAAGCGGCATCAATTCGCTCAATGAGCAACGCCGCGCGGTGGAGGATGAGATTGTCACCGAAATCCTGGCGCAGCTGGAAAACGACCCGCAGGCGCTTTCCCAGCGGGTTGTGGTAATCCACGGGGAGAACTGGCATCACGGGATCGTCGGCATTGTTGCGTCGCGGATGGTCGAACGGTTCGGAAAGCCGTGTATTGTGCTTTCGGTCGAAGGCGATACCGCGCGCGGCTCGGCCCGCAGCGTGGAGGGCTTCTCAATCATCGATGCAATCAATGCCTGTTCACAGTATCTGGTCCGCTACGGCGGGCATAATCAGGCGGCGGGACTCACGGTGCGCGGCGGAGAACTTGAGAACTTTATCGCGGCCATCAACGAATGGGCGGCGCAGAACTACCCTGAAATGCCACAGCAGACGATCCACATCGACTGTGAGGTTTCCCCGAACGAGCTTGAAGTGAAGGATATCCTGCCGCTCTCCCAGCTTGAACCGTTTGGTTCGGGCAATGAGCTTCCCGTTTTTGCAATCCGGAACTGCACTGTCCAGGGGATCTATCCCATCGGGGATGGAAAACATCTGCGGCTACGGTTTGCGGGGGACGGCACGGTTTTCTTTGCGGTCTATTTTGGAATGACCCAGAAAAATTTCCCTTATGCCGTGGGCGAAGTGGTCGACCTCGCGGTAACGGTGGATGTGAGTGAATGGAACGGGGAACAGCGGGTTTCCATCAAGGTGAAAGATATCCATCTCTCCGGGATGGATTATGATAAAATTCACCATTCGGAACAGGCGTACCAGCAGCTGATGCGCCGGGAAACCCCGGTGCTGCCCGGGCGGGAAGCGCTGGTTCCGGACCGGGACGATATTGCGGTTGTCTACCGTTACCTGCGCGCGAAAGGGAACCTTTCTGCGCCGGACGAAGTGATTTATGCAAAACTCAGCGGGAATATCTCCTGCCTTTGCAAGGTGAAAATTGCAATCGACGTATTGGACGAGATGCAGCTCATCACCCGCAGGCAGGCGGGCGGCGCGAATCAGTTTTCGGTTGTTCCGAACCCGGCCAGGGTGGATATCTCCCAATCCAGGATTCTAAAAAACCTGCGGTCCGAAAACATGGACCCTGCCTGTGAAACAGGCTGA
- a CDS encoding RelA/SpoT family protein encodes MKYYVIDELLESIQKSGKGYDREKIMAAYELAYAAHEGQCRVSGEPYISHPIAVAIILVDLGMDSECITAALLHDVVEDTETSIEQVQKQFGEDVALLVNGVTKLGKISFTSREEQQAENVRKMLLAMAQDVRVIIIKLADRLHNMRTIEVMPEQKRRDKALETMEVYAPLAHRLGIRAVKEELEDISLRYLDPVAYHEIESMLDLKKADRLHFLEKIKQKIRERLESEYSDVYIDGRVKSVYGIYRKVYIQGKSFEEIFDVYAVRIIVDSVFECYNILGIIHDLFRPIPNRFKDYISTPKPNMYQSLHTTVIDKEAIPFEVQIRTWDMHHTAEYGIAAHWKYKAGITGRDKLEERLAWIRQLIENQKESDDVEDIVRSIKSDLSPEEVYVFTPKGDVISLPVGSTVIDFAYAIHTAVGNRMVGAKIDGRMVALDTEVKTGQIVEIVTTNAKDHAPSRDWLKIVRTSEARNKIRNWYKKERREENIVQGKTELEKEFRRNMINLPEGKDKEFLSIIAKKQKFETVDDFLAAIGYGGVLLSKIMPRVKDEFVRQYRTAEPVDPTERVLTKQPKKGKGASSGVIVEGLDSCLVKFARCCNPLPGDEIIGFVTRGFGVSIHKKDCQNVLSSISDPNNAERWVKAEWAMESAKKEHFKSTIEIVTDDRIGALADISVALSSMRISISTLMAREVKQGINIVSVTFTVSDIEQLNFIIGQLQKIPGVESVTRSVQ; translated from the coding sequence ATGAAATATTATGTGATAGATGAACTTTTGGAGAGCATCCAAAAGAGCGGAAAAGGCTATGACCGGGAAAAGATCATGGCTGCCTATGAGCTTGCATACGCGGCGCACGAAGGGCAGTGCCGTGTTTCCGGCGAGCCGTATATCTCCCACCCGATCGCGGTGGCGATCATTCTGGTGGACCTTGGCATGGACAGCGAGTGTATCACGGCGGCGCTTTTGCACGACGTGGTCGAGGACACAGAGACATCGATCGAACAGGTGCAGAAGCAGTTCGGCGAGGATGTCGCGCTGCTTGTGAACGGCGTGACCAAACTGGGCAAGATCAGCTTCACCTCCCGGGAGGAACAGCAGGCCGAAAACGTCCGCAAGATGCTGCTCGCGATGGCGCAGGATGTGCGCGTCATTATTATAAAGCTGGCCGACCGGCTGCACAATATGCGCACCATCGAGGTTATGCCGGAACAGAAGCGCCGCGATAAGGCGCTTGAAACGATGGAGGTCTACGCGCCGCTGGCGCACAGGCTTGGTATCCGCGCGGTCAAGGAGGAACTTGAGGATATCTCGCTGCGCTACCTTGATCCGGTCGCCTACCATGAGATTGAAAGTATGCTTGACCTCAAGAAGGCCGATCGCCTGCATTTTCTGGAAAAGATCAAGCAAAAGATCCGCGAGCGCCTTGAGAGCGAATACAGCGACGTCTATATCGACGGCCGCGTCAAGAGTGTCTACGGCATCTACCGCAAGGTCTATATCCAGGGGAAATCCTTTGAGGAGATCTTTGACGTCTACGCGGTGCGCATCATCGTCGATTCGGTGTTCGAGTGCTATAATATCCTCGGCATCATCCACGACCTGTTCCGGCCGATCCCGAACCGGTTCAAGGACTATATCTCGACCCCGAAGCCGAATATGTACCAGTCGCTCCACACGACGGTGATCGACAAGGAAGCAATCCCGTTCGAGGTGCAGATCCGCACTTGGGATATGCACCACACGGCGGAATACGGCATCGCGGCGCACTGGAAATACAAGGCTGGCATCACCGGCCGTGACAAGCTCGAGGAGCGGCTCGCTTGGATCCGCCAGCTCATCGAGAACCAGAAGGAATCTGACGACGTGGAGGACATCGTCCGTTCGATCAAGAGCGACCTGTCGCCGGAGGAGGTCTATGTTTTCACCCCGAAGGGGGACGTCATCAGCCTGCCGGTCGGCTCGACCGTCATCGATTTCGCCTATGCCATCCACACCGCGGTCGGCAACCGGATGGTCGGCGCAAAGATCGACGGCCGGATGGTCGCGCTCGACACCGAGGTGAAAACCGGGCAGATCGTCGAAATTGTGACCACAAACGCCAAGGATCACGCGCCGAGCCGCGACTGGCTCAAGATCGTGCGCACTTCGGAAGCGCGCAACAAGATCCGCAACTGGTATAAAAAGGAGCGCCGCGAAGAAAACATCGTGCAGGGAAAAACCGAGCTCGAAAAGGAATTCCGACGCAACATGATCAATCTGCCAGAAGGCAAGGACAAAGAATTTCTCAGCATCATCGCCAAGAAACAGAAATTTGAAACAGTGGACGATTTCCTCGCGGCGATCGGGTACGGCGGCGTTCTGCTTTCAAAGATCATGCCGCGCGTCAAGGACGAATTTGTGCGGCAGTACCGCACAGCTGAGCCTGTGGACCCGACCGAGCGGGTGCTCACCAAGCAGCCGAAGAAGGGAAAGGGCGCCTCAAGCGGCGTAATTGTCGAAGGGCTGGACAGCTGCCTTGTGAAGTTTGCGCGCTGCTGCAACCCGCTGCCGGGGGACGAGATCATCGGTTTTGTCACACGGGGATTCGGTGTTTCGATCCACAAAAAGGACTGTCAGAACGTCCTTTCTTCGATCAGCGACCCAAATAACGCGGAGCGCTGGGTGAAGGCCGAATGGGCGATGGAATCGGCCAAAAAGGAGCATTTCAAGAGCACGATAGAAATTGTGACCGACGACCGCATCGGCGCGCTGGCCGATATTTCGGTGGCGCTTTCTTCGATGCGCATCTCTATTTCCACACTGATGGCGCGCGAGGTCAAACAGGGGATCAACATCGTGAGCGTGACCTTCACAGTCAGCGATATCGAACAGCTCAATTTCATTATCGGGCAGCTGCAGAAGATCCCGGGTGTGGAAAGCGTCACGAGGTCTGTGCAGTAA
- the dtd gene encoding D-aminoacyl-tRNA deacylase codes for MKAVLQRVKSAKVTIAGETVGEIGQGLAILLGVVDGDGVDEADFLAEKTANLRIFEDENGKLNRSLLDIGGGMLVVSNFTLCADARHGRRPSFTNAARPETANSLYERFVAAAKDAGAGLVQTGSFGADMLVSIENDGPVTIILDTNEIMKK; via the coding sequence ATGAAAGCGGTATTGCAGCGTGTAAAAAGCGCGAAAGTGACCATCGCGGGAGAAACGGTGGGGGAGATCGGGCAGGGGCTCGCAATTCTGCTCGGCGTTGTGGACGGCGACGGCGTGGATGAGGCGGATTTTCTTGCGGAAAAAACAGCCAATCTGCGCATCTTTGAGGATGAAAACGGCAAGCTGAACCGTTCGCTCCTGGATATTGGCGGCGGGATGCTGGTGGTGTCGAATTTTACCCTCTGCGCCGATGCGCGGCATGGGCGGCGTCCGTCCTTCACCAACGCGGCCAGGCCTGAAACCGCCAATTCGCTTTATGAGCGGTTTGTGGCCGCGGCAAAGGATGCCGGCGCCGGCCTGGTACAGACCGGTTCTTTCGGGGCGGATATGCTCGTTTCGATCGAGAACGACGGCCCGGTGACCATCATTCTCGACACCAATGAGATCATGAAAAAATAA
- a CDS encoding MBL fold metallo-hydrolase, translated as MKLYIKPVGPLGTNCYIAADDSGRCAVIDPGAQAEKLISFIEAKGLTPEYILFTHGHHDHIGAAKAVAEKFGCKLAIGENDAEQLADPAKSLARSHGLGGAYVMTPDELLKEGDAITVGELRFEVFDTPGHTRGGVTYRCGDLLFTGDTLFLEDIGRADLYGGDYATEIRSVKKLAALDGDYRVLPGHGPESTLSHERKYNQYLRETIE; from the coding sequence ATGAAACTTTATATCAAACCGGTCGGCCCGCTTGGGACCAACTGTTATATCGCAGCGGACGACAGCGGCAGATGCGCTGTGATCGACCCGGGCGCGCAGGCGGAAAAACTCATCTCATTCATCGAGGCAAAGGGCCTCACGCCGGAATATATTCTGTTCACCCATGGGCATCACGACCATATCGGCGCGGCGAAAGCGGTTGCGGAGAAATTCGGCTGTAAGCTGGCGATCGGGGAAAACGATGCGGAGCAGCTTGCCGACCCGGCGAAGAGCCTCGCACGCTCTCATGGCTTGGGCGGCGCATATGTGATGACCCCGGATGAGCTGCTGAAAGAGGGCGACGCCATCACAGTGGGTGAGCTGCGCTTTGAGGTTTTTGATACCCCGGGACATACCCGCGGTGGTGTGACCTACCGGTGCGGCGACCTGCTTTTCACCGGCGACACGCTGTTTTTGGAGGACATCGGCCGCGCCGACCTCTACGGCGGCGACTATGCGACCGAAATCCGTTCGGTTAAAAAGCTGGCGGCGCTCGACGGTGACTACCGGGTGCTGCCTGGCCATGGCCCGGAGAGCACCCTTTCCCACGAGCGTAAGTATAACCAGTACCTGCGGGAAACAATCGAATGA
- the hemZ gene encoding coproporphyrinogen dehydrogenase HemZ, with product MILYIENHTFGYELQRVAQMFFPGEKVTVSEGAPPADDRDSLCTRLADGLLLAECRRWGLSEFDDLSPADQPADIEHKFGVLLYQILSRATGIRPQWGVLTGIRPVKLFLSRMDAGMDEKALRRHFIDGCLLSEERFSLARETALAERPLLARSTPDSFSLYVSIPFCPTRCAYCSFVSHTVEKAAKLIPDYVDRLCEELIHTAKIASDLHLKLRTVYFGGGTPTTLSAAQLGRVMGVIADHFDLRELWEYTVEAGRPDTIDADKLSVIKAAGADRISINPQTLSDKVLEAIGRRHSAAEVRDAFALARNCGFDNINMDLIAGLPSDTPEGFRASLDGVAAMEPENVTVHTLTVKRAARLAFEEAKSELMLVGGMVDYARRTLAAAGYGPYYLYRQTGSLSSLENVGYAKPGREGLYNIYIMDETHTVLAVGAGASTKLRHPMTGEIERIYNYKYPYEYIARPEAARERKDRVRAFYGQGGI from the coding sequence ATGATTCTGTATATTGAAAACCACACATTTGGTTACGAGCTGCAGCGGGTGGCACAGATGTTTTTCCCAGGTGAGAAGGTCACGGTGAGCGAAGGCGCGCCGCCCGCGGACGACCGGGACAGCCTCTGTACACGGCTTGCGGACGGCCTGCTCTTGGCCGAATGCCGCCGGTGGGGGCTTTCGGAGTTTGATGACCTGTCGCCGGCCGACCAGCCTGCGGATATTGAACACAAGTTCGGCGTGCTGCTTTACCAGATCCTTTCGCGGGCGACCGGCATCCGGCCGCAATGGGGCGTTCTGACCGGCATCCGACCGGTGAAACTGTTCCTATCGCGGATGGACGCGGGCATGGACGAAAAAGCGCTGCGCCGTCATTTCATTGACGGCTGCCTTCTGAGCGAAGAACGTTTTTCGCTCGCGCGGGAAACCGCGCTGGCCGAGCGGCCGCTGCTCGCGCGTTCGACGCCGGACAGCTTTTCGCTTTACGTCTCGATCCCGTTCTGCCCGACCCGGTGCGCTTACTGTTCATTCGTGTCCCACACGGTGGAAAAGGCCGCGAAGCTGATACCAGATTATGTGGACCGGCTCTGTGAAGAGCTGATCCATACGGCAAAGATCGCTTCCGACCTGCATCTCAAGCTGCGCACTGTCTATTTCGGCGGCGGCACGCCGACGACCCTTTCCGCCGCGCAGCTTGGACGGGTCATGGGCGTGATCGCGGATCACTTCGACCTGCGGGAGCTTTGGGAATACACGGTGGAGGCCGGCCGGCCGGATACGATCGATGCGGACAAGCTCTCGGTCATCAAGGCGGCGGGCGCGGATCGAATTAGCATCAACCCGCAGACTCTTTCGGATAAGGTGTTGGAGGCAATCGGCCGCAGACATTCCGCCGCCGAGGTGCGCGACGCCTTTGCGCTGGCGCGGAACTGTGGTTTTGACAATATCAACATGGATCTGATCGCGGGTTTGCCGTCTGATACGCCGGAAGGGTTCCGGGCAAGCCTCGACGGTGTGGCCGCGATGGAGCCGGAAAATGTCACAGTGCACACGCTGACTGTCAAACGCGCTGCGCGGCTGGCTTTTGAGGAGGCGAAAAGCGAGCTTATGCTTGTAGGCGGCATGGTGGATTATGCACGGCGAACGCTCGCGGCGGCAGGATATGGGCCGTATTACCTCTACCGGCAGACCGGGTCGCTTTCGAGCCTTGAAAACGTCGGGTACGCCAAGCCTGGCAGAGAAGGGCTCTACAATATCTATATCATGGACGAAACCCACACGGTCCTTGCGGTAGGGGCGGGTGCGTCGACCAAACTGCGCCATCCCATGACAGGGGAGATCGAGCGGATTTACAACTACAAATATCCCTATGAATACATCGCCCGGCCTGAAGCCGCGCGGGAACGCAAGGATCGGGTCCGCGCCTTTTATGGACAGGGCGGGATCTGA
- a CDS encoding zinc ribbon domain-containing protein produces the protein MSGFDELFLKAKELANVAGNKAQELTELAKLRMQATQLKSDIDANYLKLGEIIYELNKAGAENEELIEMCIAEITAQLEELEALNAKIDEMKNVVKCPNCMAANPIGAIYCARCGAALKTEEKAEEPAQEEQPAPKTDAQDTSGAEE, from the coding sequence ATGAGCGGATTTGACGAACTGTTTTTGAAAGCGAAAGAACTAGCCAATGTGGCCGGAAACAAGGCGCAGGAACTGACCGAACTGGCAAAGCTGCGGATGCAGGCCACCCAGCTCAAGTCGGATATTGACGCGAATTACCTGAAGCTCGGTGAAATTATCTATGAGCTCAATAAGGCGGGTGCGGAGAATGAGGAACTGATCGAGATGTGCATTGCGGAAATCACTGCGCAGCTTGAGGAACTCGAGGCGCTCAACGCAAAGATCGATGAGATGAAAAACGTTGTAAAATGTCCGAACTGCATGGCGGCAAATCCGATTGGCGCGATTTACTGCGCGCGGTGCGGCGCGGCCCTGAAGACGGAAGAGAAGGCGGAGGAGCCTGCCCAAGAGGAACAGCCCGCTCCGAAAACAGATGCGCAGGATACGTCCGGCGCGGAGGAATAA
- a CDS encoding flavodoxin domain-containing protein yields the protein MADIAIVYASIHHGNTKKLLEKAAQMLEIDLYDAAQDCPLDLSHYKAVGFASGIYMSAFHKSLDAYLAQNPFLPPKTFLAYTSGSGGKKYAAKFEAALREKGLQVLGIFQCKGYDTFGPWKLIGGIAKGRPSKQDADDLIDFMREQVLHFL from the coding sequence ATGGCTGATATTGCAATCGTCTATGCATCGATCCACCACGGAAACACCAAAAAGCTGCTGGAAAAAGCCGCGCAGATGCTCGAAATCGACCTCTATGACGCCGCGCAGGACTGCCCGCTGGATCTGTCCCATTACAAAGCAGTCGGGTTCGCATCCGGCATTTACATGTCCGCTTTCCATAAATCGCTCGATGCCTATCTGGCGCAAAACCCGTTTCTTCCCCCCAAAACCTTCCTTGCCTATACGAGCGGGAGCGGCGGGAAAAAATATGCCGCAAAATTTGAAGCGGCTCTGCGTGAAAAGGGATTGCAGGTCCTGGGGATCTTCCAATGTAAGGGGTACGATACCTTCGGGCCGTGGAAGCTGATTGGCGGCATTGCAAAAGGACGCCCATCAAAACAGGATGCCGACGATTTAATCGATTTTATGCGGGAGCAGGTTTTACACTTTCTTTGA
- a CDS encoding MATE family efflux transporter, with the protein MEERKENKMGVMPVGPLLLSMSLPIIGSMLVQALYNVVDSVFVAQISENALTAVSLAFPVQNLIIAVAVGTGVGINSLLSRKLGERNFADANATAENGLLLGLLSGLVFAVAGLLFAEPFFRMFTDNAEIVSMGADYLTVCTVMSFGVFMQFAVERIMQATGNTIFYMLTQGGGAITNIILDPIFIFGLCGMPKMGVKGAAIATVAGQIFGMALGLVLNHFYNREIRLDFRHFRPSARIIGEIYKVGVPSIIMQSIATVMTIGMNKILIPFTETAAAVFGVYFKLQSFVFMPIFGLNNGLIPIVAYNFGARKRDRITAAVKHGLCYSTCIMAVGTVIFQIFPRPLLQIFNASPAMLQIGVTALRIISISFLGAGISIVFSSVFQAVGNGMFSLLMSVTRQLVVILPVAWLMAKWIGLDGVWIAFPVAEIASLLMALAMYRSLYNNRIRDLVPLEETGWV; encoded by the coding sequence ATGGAAGAGAGAAAAGAAAATAAGATGGGTGTCATGCCGGTCGGGCCTCTGCTGCTGAGCATGTCGCTGCCGATTATCGGTTCGATGCTGGTGCAGGCGCTTTATAACGTTGTCGACAGCGTCTTTGTGGCGCAGATCAGCGAAAACGCACTGACTGCTGTTTCGTTGGCGTTTCCGGTGCAGAACCTGATCATTGCGGTGGCGGTCGGCACAGGTGTTGGGATCAACTCGCTCCTGTCCCGCAAGCTGGGTGAACGAAATTTTGCCGATGCAAACGCCACCGCGGAAAATGGTCTGCTGCTCGGATTGCTCAGCGGGCTGGTTTTTGCGGTGGCGGGACTGCTCTTTGCCGAGCCCTTTTTCCGCATGTTTACCGACAATGCGGAGATCGTTTCGATGGGAGCCGATTATCTGACCGTCTGCACGGTGATGTCGTTCGGCGTGTTTATGCAGTTTGCAGTGGAACGTATTATGCAGGCCACCGGCAATACGATTTTTTATATGCTCACCCAGGGCGGCGGTGCGATCACCAATATCATCCTGGACCCGATTTTTATTTTCGGGCTCTGCGGTATGCCGAAAATGGGGGTAAAAGGCGCCGCGATCGCGACGGTGGCGGGCCAGATCTTTGGGATGGCGCTGGGGCTTGTGCTGAATCATTTCTACAACCGGGAGATCAGGCTTGACTTCCGGCATTTTCGCCCAAGCGCGCGGATTATTGGGGAAATCTACAAGGTTGGCGTCCCTTCGATCATCATGCAGTCGATCGCGACGGTGATGACAATTGGGATGAATAAGATCCTCATTCCGTTCACCGAAACCGCCGCTGCGGTTTTCGGTGTCTATTTCAAACTGCAGAGCTTTGTTTTTATGCCGATTTTTGGACTTAACAATGGCCTTATCCCGATTGTGGCGTATAATTTTGGGGCGCGCAAAAGGGATCGGATCACAGCGGCCGTCAAACACGGGCTTTGCTATTCGACCTGCATCATGGCAGTGGGGACGGTGATATTCCAGATTTTTCCTAGGCCGCTTCTCCAGATTTTCAATGCATCCCCGGCGATGCTCCAGATCGGCGTTACAGCGCTTCGGATCATCAGCATCAGCTTTCTGGGCGCGGGAATCAGCATTGTCTTTTCCTCGGTGTTCCAAGCGGTTGGAAACGGGATGTTCAGCCTGCTCATGTCGGTGACGCGGCAGTTGGTCGTCATCTTGCCGGTAGCGTGGCTGATGGCAAAATGGATTGGGCTGGACGGCGTGTGGATCGCCTTTCCAGTCGCGGAGATCGCTTCACTTTTGATGGCGCTTGCCATGTACCGTTCGCTTTACAATAACCGGATTCGTGACCTTGTTCCGCTGGAAGAAACCGGCTGGGTCTAA
- a CDS encoding 5'-methylthioadenosine/adenosylhomocysteine nucleosidase yields MVTIGIICAMDSEFDLIKQACSHGKTETSGRFTFYVAEYGGKRVVASLCGVGKVNAAACTQAIISGYRPDYFLNSGVAGALSGRLHILDIVVADELVYHDLEERLLENYFPRCGRFKADKRLQALVQEICAGQQIPCITGRITSGDQFVTDSAVKDRIFSATSADAIEMEGCAVGHVCYLNEVPFAIVRCISDGADDQGDMDYDTFVGHAAKRCAKLTLALIERI; encoded by the coding sequence ATGGTTACAATCGGCATTATCTGTGCAATGGACAGCGAATTTGATCTCATCAAGCAGGCCTGCTCCCATGGGAAGACCGAAACCTCCGGGCGTTTCACTTTCTATGTGGCGGAATATGGCGGAAAACGGGTGGTCGCCTCCCTGTGCGGCGTGGGCAAGGTAAACGCCGCTGCCTGCACGCAGGCGATCATCTCCGGATACCGGCCCGACTACTTTCTCAACAGCGGCGTAGCGGGCGCGCTTTCCGGACGGCTGCATATCCTCGACATCGTGGTTGCGGACGAACTTGTTTATCACGATCTGGAAGAACGGCTGCTCGAAAATTATTTCCCGCGCTGCGGACGTTTCAAGGCGGACAAACGCTTGCAGGCGCTCGTTCAGGAAATTTGCGCCGGACAGCAGATCCCCTGCATCACCGGACGGATCACCTCCGGGGACCAGTTTGTCACCGATTCCGCCGTGAAGGATCGGATCTTTTCCGCGACCAGCGCGGACGCAATCGAAATGGAAGGCTGCGCGGTGGGACATGTCTGCTATCTAAACGAGGTGCCGTTTGCAATCGTACGGTGCATTTCGGACGGCGCGGACGACCAGGGGGATATGGATTATGACACCTTTGTCGGACATGCCGCCAAACGTTGTGCAAAGCTCACCCTTGCCCTGATTGAACGGATCTGA